A section of the Elusimicrobiota bacterium genome encodes:
- a CDS encoding helix-turn-helix transcriptional regulator — protein MPKLSGVPIAHRRALNRLQVAGTLPEAALRLEPGVWVRTLRLALHMTQRQLAARAGISQAHLALIESGRSEPRLSHLRKVFDAIYCDMIVLPIPRKRIAAIIAEKTLGIPTRRMWDSSKAIR, from the coding sequence ATGCCCAAGCTCAGCGGCGTGCCCATCGCTCACCGGCGAGCCCTCAACCGGCTGCAAGTCGCGGGAACTCTGCCCGAGGCGGCCCTGCGCCTTGAACCCGGGGTTTGGGTTCGCACCTTGCGCCTGGCCCTTCATATGACGCAGCGCCAGCTCGCCGCGCGCGCGGGAATTTCCCAGGCGCATCTTGCCCTTATCGAAAGTGGCCGCTCCGAGCCGCGGCTTTCGCACTTGCGCAAGGTATTCGACGCCATCTACTGCGACATGATCGTTTTGCCGATTCCGCGAAAACGGATCGCAGCCATTATCGCGGAGAAGACGCTGGGGATTCCGACTCGGCGCATGTGGGATTCTTCCAAGGCAATAAGGTAA
- a CDS encoding proline dehydrogenase family protein, protein MKALTFLARRFVAGDTISEAVSAVLALNREGIKCTLDNLGEECRSREQAEAARDEYLLMLRRLAEAEADCNVSLKLTQFGLSLDEGLARDNLMTVAEAAKRLGNFVRIDMEGSPYTQKTLDIFYSLQGEFPNTGVVIQAYLRRSERDVEELVRRRAKVRLCKGAYKEPPEIAFATKEEVNASYDRLASLLVKAPLPAFATHDDERIEKAAAAAEKAGLKKSEYEIQMLYGLRAKRWRKLVSAGHAVRVYIPYGTHWFPYFYRRLRERKENLMFVVKNLFN, encoded by the coding sequence ATGAAAGCCCTTACTTTCCTGGCTCGGCGCTTTGTGGCGGGAGACACCATTTCGGAGGCTGTGTCGGCGGTGCTCGCCTTGAACCGGGAAGGCATCAAATGCACTTTGGACAACCTGGGCGAGGAGTGCCGCTCCCGCGAGCAGGCCGAGGCGGCGCGCGACGAGTACCTGCTCATGCTCCGGCGCTTGGCCGAGGCGGAGGCGGACTGCAACGTCTCCCTCAAGCTCACGCAATTCGGCTTGAGCTTGGACGAGGGCCTGGCCCGCGACAACCTCATGACAGTGGCCGAGGCCGCCAAAAGGCTCGGCAATTTTGTGCGCATAGACATGGAGGGCTCGCCGTACACCCAGAAAACATTGGATATCTTCTATTCCCTGCAGGGCGAGTTCCCGAACACCGGCGTCGTGATCCAGGCGTATTTGAGGCGCAGCGAGCGGGACGTGGAGGAGCTGGTGCGGCGCCGGGCCAAAGTGCGCCTTTGCAAGGGCGCCTACAAGGAGCCACCTGAAATCGCATTCGCGACCAAGGAGGAAGTCAACGCCAGCTACGATAGGCTCGCAAGCCTCCTTGTGAAGGCCCCGCTTCCGGCCTTCGCCACCCACGACGATGAGCGCATCGAGAAGGCCGCCGCCGCCGCCGAGAAGGCGGGCCTCAAGAAAAGCGAGTACGAGATACAGATGCTCTACGGCCTTCGAGCCAAGCGTTGGCGGAAGCTCGTGAGCGCCGGGCACGCGGTGCGGGTCTACATCCCTTACGGGACCCATTGGTTCCCTTATTTCTACCGTCGCCTGAGGGAGCGCAAGGAAAACCTCATGTTCGTGGTGAAGAACCTCTTCAATTGA
- a CDS encoding alcohol dehydrogenase catalytic domain-containing protein: MKAIFKASPSPGALYGEVADLAPKEDELLIKVHRASICGSDLPIYQWNSWAPERIKVPMVFGHEFCGTVESWGSGVSGFAKGDFVSVESHIYCRRCLQCRQGQSHVCQSMKIIGLDGPGGFSERAAIPARCAWKHRGDKFKDLGSLMEPLGNAVYSALVEDVAGKTVLVLGCGPQGLFATAVAAASGAASVVAVESSSFRAGLARRMGAKEVAAPGDADLIGKLLKAGKCPGGFDAVLEMSGSPQAISLAFKAVRKGGRITAFGIPSKKVELDWANDLIFKGVRVYGIVGRRIFGTWEKMQELLDSGAIDIAPVVTHSYPMKDFADAFSAMVAPEKNCGKVLLIP; this comes from the coding sequence ATGAAGGCGATATTCAAGGCCTCCCCGTCCCCAGGGGCCCTCTACGGCGAGGTCGCCGATCTGGCCCCCAAGGAAGACGAACTCCTCATCAAGGTGCACCGCGCCTCCATCTGCGGCTCGGACCTTCCCATCTACCAATGGAATTCCTGGGCGCCGGAGCGGATCAAGGTTCCCATGGTTTTCGGCCACGAGTTCTGCGGCACGGTAGAGTCCTGGGGTTCGGGGGTCTCGGGCTTTGCCAAGGGAGACTTCGTTTCGGTGGAGTCCCACATCTACTGCAGGCGGTGCCTCCAATGCCGCCAGGGGCAGAGCCATGTCTGCCAGAGCATGAAAATCATCGGCTTGGACGGCCCGGGAGGCTTCTCGGAGCGGGCGGCGATTCCGGCTAGATGCGCCTGGAAGCACCGGGGGGATAAGTTCAAGGATTTGGGCTCCCTCATGGAGCCGCTCGGCAACGCCGTGTACTCGGCCTTGGTCGAGGACGTGGCCGGCAAGACCGTGCTTGTCCTCGGCTGCGGTCCGCAGGGGCTTTTCGCGACGGCCGTGGCCGCGGCGTCCGGAGCCGCGTCCGTGGTCGCGGTGGAAAGCTCGAGCTTCCGGGCAGGTCTTGCCCGGCGCATGGGGGCCAAGGAGGTGGCCGCTCCAGGCGACGCCGATCTTATCGGCAAGCTCCTCAAGGCCGGCAAATGCCCGGGGGGCTTCGACGCGGTTCTTGAGATGTCCGGATCTCCCCAGGCCATCTCGCTTGCCTTCAAGGCCGTGAGAAAGGGGGGTCGTATCACGGCCTTCGGCATCCCCTCCAAGAAAGTTGAGCTTGACTGGGCCAACGACCTCATCTTCAAGGGCGTGCGGGTTTACGGCATCGTGGGGCGCCGGATATTCGGCACCTGGGAGAAGATGCAGGAGCTCCTCGACTCCGGGGCCATAGACATCGCCCCGGTCGTGACCCATTCCTATCCCATGAAGGATTTCGCTGATGCCTTCTCGGCCATGGTCGCCCCAGAGAAGAATTGCGGCAAGGTCCTGCTCATACCATGA
- a CDS encoding glycine C-acetyltransferase: protein MIKNELMGFLDEELSKIKAEGRSPKLRILSSPQGPVSVIDGKTVVNLTSNNYLDLANHPALKKAACEAVEKYGVGTAAVRTIIGTMDIHRDLERELARFKGTEAALVFQSGFTVNVACCQSLMTDENDLLVSDELNHASIIDGARLAKARRRVYPHKDMGALKAILESAESRAARRKMIVTDGVFSMDGDIAPLPEIMDLADRHGAFVMVDDAHASGVLGKNGRGTPDHFGLTQRVQIQIGTLSKAIAAIGGYVAGSRELRDYLVCTGRPFGFSSSHPPSVVATCRAALELLLSEPQRIERLWSNARHFKEGLKGLGFDTGASETPITPVMVGNTAKAQAFSARLFEEGVFALAICYPTVARGKERLRTIVSAGHTAQDLDFALEKFRKVGLELGII, encoded by the coding sequence ATGATAAAAAATGAATTGATGGGATTTCTGGACGAGGAGCTTTCCAAGATCAAGGCCGAGGGGCGTTCTCCCAAACTGCGCATCCTCTCATCGCCCCAAGGGCCGGTGTCCGTGATTGACGGCAAGACCGTGGTGAACCTTACCTCCAACAATTACCTGGATCTCGCCAACCACCCGGCCTTGAAAAAGGCGGCCTGCGAGGCGGTGGAGAAATACGGGGTGGGAACGGCGGCGGTGCGCACCATCATCGGGACCATGGACATCCACCGGGATCTGGAGAGGGAGCTCGCCCGCTTCAAGGGAACCGAGGCGGCCCTCGTGTTCCAGTCGGGATTCACCGTGAACGTGGCCTGCTGCCAGAGCCTTATGACCGACGAAAACGACCTTCTCGTTTCCGACGAGCTCAACCACGCCTCCATCATAGACGGGGCCAGGCTTGCCAAAGCCCGGCGCAGGGTATATCCTCACAAGGACATGGGCGCCTTGAAGGCGATTCTGGAGTCTGCCGAGTCCCGCGCGGCCCGGCGCAAAATGATCGTGACCGACGGGGTGTTCAGCATGGACGGGGACATCGCGCCTCTGCCCGAGATCATGGACCTGGCCGACCGGCACGGGGCCTTCGTCATGGTGGATGACGCCCACGCCTCGGGGGTCCTCGGCAAAAACGGGCGCGGCACCCCCGACCATTTCGGCCTGACCCAAAGGGTCCAGATACAGATCGGGACCTTGTCCAAGGCCATCGCCGCGATCGGGGGCTACGTGGCCGGGTCTCGGGAGCTGCGCGACTACCTCGTCTGCACGGGGCGGCCCTTCGGCTTCTCGAGCTCTCACCCGCCCTCGGTCGTGGCCACCTGCCGCGCGGCCTTGGAGCTTCTCCTCTCCGAGCCCCAGCGCATCGAGAGGCTGTGGTCCAACGCCAGGCATTTTAAGGAAGGCTTGAAAGGACTCGGCTTCGACACGGGAGCCAGCGAAACCCCAATCACCCCGGTCATGGTCGGGAACACCGCCAAGGCCCAGGCCTTCTCGGCGCGTCTCTTCGAGGAGGGGGTGTTCGCCTTGGCCATCTGCTATCCCACCGTGGCGCGCGGAAAAGAGCGCCTGCGCACTATCGTGAGCGCGGGGCATACGGCCCAGGACTTGGATTTTGCCTTGGAGAAATTCCGGAAAGTCGGGCTGGAGCTGGGAATCATATGA